In the Plantibacter sp. Leaf314 genome, ACGACGAAGGCCGCCCGTTTCGACGGGCGGCCTTCGTCGTCAGCGGGACGACAGCGATCCGTGGGCGGTCGGTGAGCGTGCGCCAATAGGCTGACGCCATGGACTTCGCATTCCTCGCCGTCGTCGCGGTGGTGACCATCGTCGCGGTGGCCCGCTTCGCGACCAAACTGCGCGTGGCAGCCCCACTCATCCTCGTCCTCGTCGGATTGGCGCTCAGCTACCTGCCGTTCGTGCCGGACGTCGAGGTCAAGCCGGAGTGGATCCTCGCCGGCGTGCTGCCCCCGCTGCTCTATTCGGCGGCGGTCAACGTCCCGCTCGTGGACTTCCGTCGCAACCTGAAGGCGATCTCGGGGCTGTCGGTCGTCCTCGTCGTCGTCTCGTCCGTGCTGATCGGCCTCATCCTGTCGACGATCCTGCCCGACCTCAGCCTGGCCGCCGGCATCGCCCTCGGCGCGGTCGTCAGTCCGACGGACGCCGTCGCCGCGACCTCGATCGGCAAGCGGCTCGGCATGCCGCCGCGCCTCGTCAGCGTGCTCGAGGGCGAGAGCCTCGTGAACGACGCGTCCGCGCTCGTGCTGCTCCGCTCGGCGATCGCGGCGACGGCGGGATCCGTCTCGCTCTGGGGCGTGATCGGCGACTTCGCCTACGCCGTCGCATTGGCCATCGCCATCGGGATCGTCGTGGGGTTCGTGACCGTCCGCATCCGCTCGCGGCTCGGGGATCCCGTGCTGACGACGGTCGTCTCGTTCGCCGTGCCGTTCATCGCCTACCTCCCGGCCGAGCACTTCCACGCCTCCGGGGTCCTCTCCGTCGTGGTCGCAGGGCTCTACACCGGTCACCAGAGCGCGAAGTACTTCACCGCGCAGGACCGCATCAGCGAGCGGATCAACTGGCGGACCACCCAGTTCCTCCTCGAGAACGGCGTGTTCCTGCTCATGGGACTCGAACTCGAGGCCATCGTCTCGCAGGTCGAACAGGACGATCTCGGCATCTGGCCCTCGATCGGCCTCGGACTCCTGACCGCCTGCACACTCATCGTCGTGCGGATCGTCTTCGTCGGCG is a window encoding:
- a CDS encoding sodium:proton antiporter, encoding MDFAFLAVVAVVTIVAVARFATKLRVAAPLILVLVGLALSYLPFVPDVEVKPEWILAGVLPPLLYSAAVNVPLVDFRRNLKAISGLSVVLVVVSSVLIGLILSTILPDLSLAAGIALGAVVSPTDAVAATSIGKRLGMPPRLVSVLEGESLVNDASALVLLRSAIAATAGSVSLWGVIGDFAYAVALAIAIGIVVGFVTVRIRSRLGDPVLTTVVSFAVPFIAYLPAEHFHASGVLSVVVAGLYTGHQSAKYFTAQDRISERINWRTTQFLLENGVFLLMGLELEAIVSQVEQDDLGIWPSIGLGLLTACTLIVVRIVFVGGLVWSLRRDEREALSRRPKLDEFSARLEDHPSENPRSARRKAAFTRSIARRTADLDFLQREGLGWRGGAVLAWAGMRGVVTIAAAQSLPLETPYRAELVLIAFTVAIVTLLLQGGSLPLVIRLSRVGGTDQEAATAELAGLVEEISTVGVAALDDPQLRTDDGEPFDPAVVDRVRTTSLIRVESAAERTDAGVGPHEQYRQLRRRVLDAERDALLDARATGSYPSEVLARAQRMLDVEESRLDGAG